The following coding sequences lie in one Alicyclobacillus curvatus genomic window:
- a CDS encoding HU family DNA-binding protein, producing the protein MNKTDLVQAVAERTGITKKEVAQVVDAVFDVIQESLSQGDKVQLVGFGNFEIRERAARKGRNPQTGEEIEIAASKIPAFKAGKSLREGIR; encoded by the coding sequence ATGAACAAAACTGATTTGGTGCAGGCCGTCGCAGAGCGGACTGGAATCACGAAAAAGGAAGTTGCCCAGGTTGTGGATGCGGTTTTTGACGTCATTCAGGAATCCTTGAGTCAGGGAGATAAAGTACAGCTCGTTGGTTTTGGCAACTTCGAGATTCGAGAGCGAGCTGCACGCAAGGGACGCAATCCCCAAACGGGCGAAGAGATTGAAATTGCTGCAAGCAAGATCCCTGCATTCAAGGCAGGCAAGAGCCTGCGTGAGGGTATTCGCTGA
- the mtrB gene encoding trp RNA-binding attenuation protein MtrB has protein sequence MADSPVLGDYFVIRALENGVQLIGLTRGSETRFHHAEKLDRDEVMIAQFTEHTSAMKIRGKAIVYTKLGIINTSEREP, from the coding sequence ATGGCAGATTCACCAGTATTGGGGGATTATTTTGTCATTCGTGCACTTGAAAACGGGGTGCAGTTAATTGGTTTGACGCGCGGCTCCGAGACGCGCTTTCATCACGCCGAGAAACTGGACCGAGACGAGGTCATGATTGCACAGTTTACAGAACACACCTCAGCAATGAAAATCAGGGGTAAAGCGATTGTCTACACCAAGCTGGGCATCATTAACACTTCTGAACGAGAGCCTTGA
- a CDS encoding heptaprenyl diphosphate synthase component 1 yields MAMTDVNLIRFEDVDNEVRAYTHHAFLYAANVRPFASRFHFDMAKGVLQAAGLSRRASIAILEAVLLLHRGLAIHEEVDNTTELLRQLRVLAGDYCSSQYYFLIARIGDERLVQALSDAVVRINEAKMTLHRHLEELSFESYIQLQETIHGELLFALAQTYVPGDAGWRVALRCAIRAYVVQVEVDGRAEGKSFSVRQAFEWISEVKERLFQTQITASLQPVTSFVLGTWSTLRNLQEKQSLAEGNR; encoded by the coding sequence ATGGCGATGACCGATGTGAACCTCATCCGCTTTGAAGACGTTGACAACGAGGTCCGTGCATACACCCATCACGCCTTTTTATATGCTGCCAACGTGAGACCGTTCGCGAGCCGGTTTCATTTTGACATGGCGAAGGGCGTACTGCAGGCGGCTGGCTTGTCTAGAAGAGCGTCCATCGCCATTCTTGAAGCTGTATTGCTATTGCATCGTGGTTTGGCGATTCACGAGGAGGTTGACAATACCACCGAGCTGTTACGCCAACTTCGTGTGCTCGCGGGAGATTATTGCAGCAGTCAGTACTATTTCCTCATCGCACGGATAGGGGACGAACGGCTGGTGCAGGCATTGTCTGATGCTGTAGTACGCATCAACGAGGCAAAGATGACGCTGCACCGTCACCTAGAAGAGTTGTCTTTTGAGTCGTATATACAACTGCAGGAAACAATTCACGGTGAGTTGTTGTTTGCACTCGCACAGACATATGTGCCGGGGGATGCGGGTTGGCGTGTGGCACTTCGGTGCGCGATTCGTGCTTATGTGGTGCAAGTGGAAGTTGACGGTCGCGCCGAGGGAAAATCCTTTTCTGTACGACAAGCCTTCGAGTGGATATCCGAAGTCAAAGAGCGTCTCTTCCAGACGCAGATTACAGCCTCATTGCAACCGGTAACTTCGTTCGTACTTGGGACATGGAGTACTCTTCGCAACCTACAGGAGAAGCAGTCTTTGGCGGAGGGGAATCGTTAA
- a CDS encoding demethylmenaquinone methyltransferase — protein sequence MEYSSQPTGEAVFGGGESLMDRETKAAHVKAVFTDIADHYDFMNSVLSLWQHKIWRRFAMKHVNLCKGGTALDVACGTGDWTLSLAKAAGDNGKVVGIDFTREMLNVAREKLRKRGLLDRTVELVEGDAMELPFAEDSFEVATIGFALRNVPDILTVLSEMTRVVKPGGRVVSLELSKPEAPIFKSLYYLYFNHILPHIGSLAARSKKSYAWLPESLVDFPDRRGIEQLFRQAGLSDVRSYPLTGGIAALHVGRKA from the coding sequence ATGGAGTACTCTTCGCAACCTACAGGAGAAGCAGTCTTTGGCGGAGGGGAATCGTTAATGGATAGGGAAACAAAAGCGGCGCATGTGAAGGCAGTTTTTACTGACATTGCAGACCACTACGACTTCATGAATTCCGTGCTTAGTCTCTGGCAACACAAAATTTGGCGTCGATTCGCAATGAAGCATGTGAATCTTTGCAAAGGTGGAACTGCTCTCGATGTTGCTTGCGGTACGGGTGATTGGACACTGTCACTAGCAAAAGCGGCCGGCGACAACGGGAAAGTGGTGGGCATTGATTTTACGCGCGAGATGCTCAACGTGGCGAGAGAGAAACTGCGTAAGCGAGGTTTGCTCGACCGAACGGTTGAACTCGTTGAAGGAGACGCAATGGAGCTTCCGTTTGCAGAGGATTCCTTTGAAGTGGCGACAATCGGTTTTGCGCTTCGAAACGTACCTGATATCCTGACTGTCCTGTCAGAAATGACGCGTGTAGTAAAACCGGGTGGGCGAGTTGTGTCCTTAGAGCTGTCCAAACCTGAGGCCCCCATCTTCAAGTCGCTGTACTATTTATATTTTAACCATATTCTCCCTCACATTGGTTCGCTAGCTGCCCGAAGTAAAAAGTCCTACGCGTGGTTGCCTGAGTCGTTGGTTGATTTTCCGGATAGGCGAGGTATCGAGCAACTGTTTCGTCAGGCTGGGCTGTCGGACGTTCGCAGCTATCCGTTGACTGGAGGCATCGCAGCCTTACACGTTGGGCGTAAAGCATAA
- a CDS encoding polyprenyl synthetase family protein — protein MDFRQVYDEYRTDLQEIDRLLRRSMESDNDLLASSSLQLLEAGGKRIRPLFALLCSELGRRGDRARVHTLAASIELVHMASLVHDDVIDDASVRRGHPTVRAQYGNRPAMYTGDFLFARAISLLSSLADTDLHIEMSNAIVRMTEGEIDQIRDFFDLEQPLKNYLRRIERKTALLISVSCSLGAAVGGASPDVVARVRRFGYFTGMAFQVIDDVLDFSGTESVVGKPVGNDLWQGNITYPVLYTVQCTAQGPELRSLISPTMTREELVQAVALVRDSGGIHQAEQLAERYLAKALAVLSELEPSDTRMALQVVARFVNQRLF, from the coding sequence ATGGATTTTCGCCAGGTTTATGATGAGTATCGAACAGACTTACAAGAAATTGACCGATTGCTACGGCGTTCCATGGAGAGCGATAACGACCTTCTCGCTAGTTCATCGCTTCAGTTGCTTGAAGCCGGTGGTAAACGAATTCGTCCGTTGTTTGCGCTTCTGTGCAGTGAACTGGGCCGGCGCGGCGACCGTGCACGCGTACATACTCTTGCCGCATCTATAGAACTGGTCCATATGGCATCTCTTGTGCATGACGACGTAATCGATGACGCATCCGTGCGTCGCGGTCACCCGACGGTACGAGCGCAGTACGGTAATCGGCCAGCAATGTACACAGGAGATTTTCTATTTGCGCGCGCGATTAGTCTTCTATCCTCCTTGGCGGACACCGACCTCCATATAGAAATGTCAAATGCAATTGTTCGAATGACGGAGGGGGAGATTGACCAGATTCGGGATTTCTTCGATCTCGAACAGCCGCTGAAGAACTACCTTCGCCGGATCGAGCGAAAAACCGCGTTACTCATCTCGGTCAGCTGCTCACTTGGTGCAGCGGTTGGTGGGGCTTCTCCTGACGTCGTGGCCCGCGTCCGGAGATTCGGATACTTTACGGGCATGGCGTTCCAAGTTATCGATGACGTGCTCGACTTTTCTGGTACAGAATCCGTTGTGGGGAAACCGGTCGGAAACGATCTCTGGCAGGGGAATATCACGTACCCTGTCCTTTACACTGTCCAATGTACCGCACAGGGACCTGAGTTGCGGTCTTTGATTTCACCGACGATGACACGAGAGGAACTTGTGCAAGCAGTTGCTCTGGTGCGGGACTCTGGCGGCATTCACCAGGCTGAGCAGTTGGCTGAACGATATCTCGCCAAGGCTCTGGCCGTCCTCTCCGAACTCGAGCCGAGTGACACCAGAATGGCGCTCCAAGTTGTCGCGAGATTTGTGAATCAACGACTGTTTTAA
- the ndk gene encoding nucleoside-diphosphate kinase — MAAERTFIMVKPDGVQRGLVGEVVSRFERKGLKLLGAKLMQVSNELAESHYAEHRERPFFNDLVSFITSSPVFAMVWEGENAISVARNMMGKTNPSEAAPGTIRGDLALTIGMNIVHGSDSADSAAREIGLWFNDSLSEYERAVDVWLK, encoded by the coding sequence TTGGCAGCAGAACGCACATTTATCATGGTCAAACCAGATGGGGTCCAGCGAGGACTGGTTGGCGAAGTCGTAAGTCGCTTTGAGCGGAAGGGTTTGAAACTGCTCGGTGCCAAACTGATGCAGGTTTCTAATGAGTTGGCTGAGTCTCATTATGCAGAGCATCGCGAACGCCCATTTTTTAATGACTTGGTTTCATTTATCACTTCTTCGCCGGTCTTCGCAATGGTGTGGGAAGGTGAAAATGCTATCTCTGTTGCACGGAACATGATGGGCAAGACAAACCCGTCCGAAGCTGCACCCGGAACCATTCGCGGAGACTTGGCCCTGACCATTGGTATGAACATTGTGCATGGGTCTGATTCTGCAGACAGTGCCGCCCGCGAGATTGGCCTGTGGTTCAACGACTCGCTCTCAGAATATGAACGGGCAGTCGACGTCTGGTTGAAGTAA
- a CDS encoding patatin-like phospholipase family protein: protein MGSRVLRAPFTTCEHIHFVRPTKGENVIGQSIQTKRVGLALSGGTLKAAAHVGVLDALEALGIQIDCVAGTSAGSYVATLYAHGVTPQEMVRLVESFPGARLLDYGFPLVSSLLTFATYRMWPRRDKTYVLPAGLLQGRRLEQYFRKTLRKRTTNIPYYVIATDLYSGLPVVYGDLEARGVRAPLSTHRGSNERQVYPVTDLPRVVRGSCSLPGVFTPVRIGEKLLVDGGLRSYVPVEVLRDAGCTHIIAVNLYRLQEEWQPETFAHVLTRSFDIILDETIDADVQGSDVFSLSPNVSHISWHSFRDLKNCIAAGGQAVADCKNELKRFLNSASQNTCRASHTTKRVRQKMTTELGTTSEPKRTKDTMLSPVLHIRAGKT, encoded by the coding sequence ATGGGGTCGCGCGTTTTGCGGGCCCCATTTACAACGTGTGAACATATCCATTTCGTACGACCTACGAAGGGGGAAAACGTCATCGGACAGTCCATACAAACAAAGCGGGTAGGCTTGGCGCTCAGTGGCGGAACCCTGAAGGCGGCTGCGCATGTTGGCGTACTCGATGCACTTGAGGCGCTAGGCATTCAGATTGACTGTGTCGCAGGAACGAGTGCAGGGTCATACGTCGCGACGCTGTATGCCCACGGGGTAACCCCGCAGGAGATGGTGAGACTGGTTGAAAGCTTTCCGGGTGCACGTTTGCTCGACTACGGTTTCCCACTCGTCTCATCTCTGTTGACATTTGCGACATACAGAATGTGGCCACGCAGGGACAAGACGTACGTATTGCCCGCTGGACTGCTGCAGGGACGACGATTAGAGCAGTACTTTCGGAAGACTCTGCGCAAACGAACCACGAATATTCCTTATTACGTCATCGCGACAGACTTGTACAGCGGCTTGCCCGTTGTCTACGGTGACCTAGAGGCACGCGGTGTAAGGGCTCCCCTTTCTACACACCGTGGTTCAAATGAGAGACAGGTCTATCCCGTGACTGATTTGCCCAGAGTGGTACGCGGCAGTTGCTCCTTACCTGGAGTCTTTACTCCCGTTCGCATCGGAGAGAAGTTGCTGGTCGATGGCGGATTGCGCAGTTATGTACCCGTTGAGGTGCTACGGGATGCTGGATGTACACACATTATCGCAGTAAATCTTTACCGCCTGCAGGAAGAGTGGCAGCCAGAGACATTCGCGCACGTCCTTACTCGTTCGTTCGATATCATTCTCGACGAGACGATTGATGCGGATGTTCAGGGAAGTGATGTATTTTCGCTATCACCGAATGTCAGCCACATCTCTTGGCACTCGTTTCGCGATCTGAAAAACTGCATTGCAGCTGGGGGACAGGCTGTGGCAGATTGCAAAAATGAACTCAAACGATTCCTCAACTCCGCTTCACAGAACACGTGTCGAGCGTCGCACACAACGAAAAGAGTTCGACAGAAGATGACAACTGAACTAGGAACGACGAGCGAACCAAAAAGGACGAAGGATACGATGCTATCCCCCGTCCTCCACATCCGAGCTGGTAAAACGTAA
- the mscL gene encoding large conductance mechanosensitive channel protein MscL, producing the protein MIDNFKKFIVSSNVLDWAIGIVVGTAFGKIVYSFINDIVMPPIGLLLGKVDFRDLFVNLSNKHYASLPQAKEAGAPTINYGAFVATVVDFLVLSIVVYAVVTQLTKWYSEPTKECPYCTSQIPVRAIRCPKCTAHLEV; encoded by the coding sequence ATGATCGACAACTTCAAGAAGTTCATCGTGAGCAGCAACGTCCTTGATTGGGCCATCGGAATCGTCGTCGGAACTGCGTTTGGAAAAATAGTCTACTCTTTCATCAACGATATCGTGATGCCGCCAATCGGTTTACTTCTTGGCAAGGTCGATTTTCGAGATCTGTTTGTCAATCTCTCAAACAAACATTACGCTTCTTTGCCGCAAGCGAAGGAAGCTGGTGCACCGACCATCAACTATGGTGCTTTTGTGGCGACTGTTGTGGATTTCCTAGTCCTCTCCATTGTTGTCTACGCTGTCGTCACGCAACTGACCAAGTGGTATTCCGAACCGACCAAAGAATGCCCGTATTGCACGTCACAAATCCCTGTCCGCGCCATCCGCTGTCCCAAATGTACGGCGCATCTGGAGGTCTAA
- a CDS encoding LysM peptidoglycan-binding domain-containing protein, producing MSVQAKWIGLIFVIIVALCCSLIGVTYLAHADTKYVVHKGDNLWHIAQTHDTSVNDLMHTNHITSDMLHIHQILDVPNRPITTHHHPPTVFHAGTRTNPKAPTASFTVIHTVEPGDTLWRLATVNHTTVTYLVTINQLHSNIIYPGEKLRVYMGNRAAYQRALRQQYVKVGLPVHLVPVYQAAGKRYGIPWTVLAAIHRVETQFATGCVISTAGAQGPMQFMPATFRAYAVRAPGQSGAPDINNVDDAIYTCAHMLRAEGYRTNPVAAIYAYNHSFTYVDNVLAFARHFEV from the coding sequence ATGAGTGTGCAGGCAAAATGGATAGGGTTAATCTTCGTTATCATCGTCGCTCTGTGTTGTAGTCTTATCGGTGTTACCTACTTGGCACATGCCGATACCAAGTATGTCGTTCATAAGGGAGATAACCTCTGGCACATTGCACAAACGCATGACACCTCAGTAAACGACTTGATGCACACGAATCACATTACTTCGGACATGCTCCACATCCATCAAATCCTCGACGTACCAAATCGGCCAATCACGACGCACCATCATCCCCCAACCGTCTTTCATGCGGGTACCCGGACAAATCCAAAAGCGCCGACAGCATCCTTTACCGTCATCCATACAGTTGAGCCTGGAGACACGCTCTGGCGTTTGGCCACCGTCAACCACACGACAGTCACATATTTGGTCACCATCAACCAGCTCCACTCAAACATTATTTATCCCGGAGAAAAACTCCGCGTCTACATGGGAAACAGGGCCGCCTACCAGCGAGCCTTGAGACAGCAGTACGTAAAAGTTGGTCTACCTGTCCACTTAGTCCCAGTTTATCAGGCTGCAGGTAAGAGGTACGGCATTCCCTGGACCGTTCTCGCAGCTATTCACCGTGTCGAGACGCAATTTGCGACGGGATGTGTCATAAGCACCGCCGGTGCACAGGGCCCAATGCAGTTTATGCCGGCAACGTTTCGAGCGTATGCAGTACGTGCACCAGGGCAGAGCGGAGCCCCGGACATCAACAACGTGGACGACGCGATTTATACCTGTGCGCACATGCTGAGGGCGGAAGGTTACCGTACAAACCCGGTGGCAGCAATTTATGCGTATAATCATTCATTTACTTACGTTGATAACGTGCTGGCATTTGCGAGACATTTCGAGGTGTAA
- a CDS encoding RluA family pseudouridine synthase codes for MSDTDSTPGLSYKIAVNTELAGLSVRSVVQRHLHLSRRMLRQLAANNSIHKNDEVAYLTSATQVGDIIYVMLPVELSELEPESVELDIRYEDHETLVVNKAAGMLTHPTARERDGSLLQAAYAHIAPQVPHCVHRLDRETSGLVMLAKHGHFHHLFDETLRKGRIHRVYCGFIHLDDEPSYAGEMDWETIDLPIAQDPNAPSRRIISGTGQRAVTHYRVLSAEDGVGVALVVLETGRTHQIRLHFAAVGQPLLGDPVYGRRTESAGARPVLSPARRSDTTAATSITRQALHALGMWFIHPVTGKEHKVFAELPNDMLDVWERVGGDRVTLNQRLKTAFLESGIFANIEGREELT; via the coding sequence TTGTCAGATACCGATTCCACACCAGGGCTGTCATACAAGATTGCGGTGAACACAGAACTCGCCGGGCTCAGTGTGCGTTCCGTCGTGCAGCGGCACCTGCACCTCTCGCGACGCATGCTCCGCCAACTTGCAGCAAACAACAGTATTCATAAGAATGATGAAGTAGCATACCTGACGTCGGCAACGCAGGTTGGCGACATAATCTATGTTATGTTACCCGTTGAACTGAGTGAATTGGAGCCAGAGTCTGTTGAACTCGACATCCGCTATGAGGACCATGAGACTTTGGTAGTCAACAAGGCTGCGGGCATGTTGACGCATCCGACCGCCAGAGAGCGAGACGGATCGCTTCTACAAGCCGCCTACGCGCATATCGCGCCCCAGGTCCCGCATTGCGTTCATCGACTCGACAGGGAAACATCGGGCCTCGTGATGCTTGCGAAACACGGCCACTTTCACCATCTGTTTGATGAAACGCTGCGCAAGGGACGCATCCATCGGGTGTATTGTGGGTTCATTCATTTGGACGACGAACCGTCTTACGCGGGCGAGATGGACTGGGAAACCATTGACCTGCCCATCGCACAGGACCCAAATGCACCGTCACGCCGTATCATCTCCGGGACCGGGCAGCGGGCGGTTACACATTACCGTGTGCTCAGTGCAGAGGATGGAGTTGGTGTGGCTCTGGTCGTTCTGGAAACAGGACGCACGCACCAGATTCGACTCCATTTCGCTGCGGTTGGTCAGCCACTCCTTGGCGATCCGGTGTACGGCAGGCGCACAGAAAGCGCCGGGGCACGGCCCGTACTCTCGCCTGCAAGGAGATCCGACACGACAGCCGCGACTTCCATCACACGTCAGGCACTTCATGCCCTGGGCATGTGGTTTATTCACCCAGTGACAGGAAAAGAGCACAAGGTGTTTGCTGAACTTCCGAACGATATGCTGGATGTGTGGGAGCGTGTCGGCGGAGACAGGGTGACCCTCAATCAACGGCTCAAGACAGCGTTTCTCGAGTCAGGGATATTTGCTAACATAGAAGGGCGAGAGGAGTTGACATAG
- a CDS encoding M42 family peptidase has translation MRTDTLGNIIATVHGFGGKSAPKIMLSAHMDEIALVVTKIDAGGFLRVAQAGGFDPRTLVGQEVVVHGKQLLRGIVGSKPPHLTSPAERKKAAPLEDLYIDVAMKEERVREVVGIGDRITLHRETMELLNNRVSGKALDNRTSIAVILETLRFLQGLKHQSDVIAVASVQEEVGMRGAATVGYGVNPDIAIAIDVTFADMPGQDPDESFKIGAGPAISFGPNIHRNVFTALRDAAENNGIPYQLELSQGPTGTDGNAFQIARAGIATGVVGIAIRYMHCSVETGSYDDIVLCGRLLAHYIAGITQEDVEGLSCY, from the coding sequence ATGAGAACGGATACTCTTGGCAACATCATTGCAACCGTCCATGGTTTCGGCGGCAAATCAGCTCCAAAGATTATGCTTTCAGCACACATGGATGAAATTGCCCTCGTTGTTACCAAAATTGATGCCGGTGGGTTTCTTCGCGTGGCACAAGCTGGTGGCTTTGACCCACGTACGTTGGTGGGACAAGAAGTTGTCGTGCATGGAAAACAACTCTTACGCGGCATCGTTGGCTCAAAGCCACCGCACCTGACGTCACCTGCGGAACGAAAAAAGGCGGCCCCGCTCGAAGACCTCTATATCGATGTTGCGATGAAGGAAGAACGTGTCCGTGAAGTCGTTGGGATTGGTGACCGTATTACGCTCCATCGCGAAACGATGGAATTGCTAAACAACCGTGTCAGCGGTAAAGCACTAGATAATCGAACAAGCATTGCCGTGATTCTGGAAACCCTTCGTTTTTTGCAGGGTCTAAAACATCAATCAGACGTCATCGCCGTCGCTTCAGTCCAAGAGGAAGTCGGTATGCGGGGTGCAGCGACAGTAGGGTACGGCGTGAACCCGGATATTGCCATCGCCATCGATGTCACGTTTGCGGACATGCCAGGACAAGACCCGGACGAGAGCTTCAAGATTGGGGCGGGCCCAGCGATTTCTTTCGGACCTAACATCCACAGAAACGTCTTTACGGCGCTTCGGGATGCAGCGGAAAACAACGGCATCCCGTACCAACTGGAGCTGTCACAGGGACCCACAGGGACCGACGGCAATGCGTTTCAGATTGCGCGGGCGGGTATCGCCACCGGTGTCGTCGGCATCGCCATTCGCTACATGCACTGTTCTGTGGAAACCGGCTCATACGATGACATCGTGCTTTGCGGTCGGCTCCTCGCCCATTACATTGCAGGAATCACACAAGAAGATGTGGAGGGACTGTCATGCTACTAA
- a CDS encoding M42 family metallopeptidase — MLLKTLTEAMGPSGFEDEIRNVIRDQVRPYATKMYTDVLGSLYCENGVSNGPRVMLDAHMDEVGLMVVHIEDNGLLRFKPLGGIDPRVLVSKPVQIGTEKRFGVIGAKPIHLQSEDERTKPLGIHQLYIDIGAKDKKDAEKVVKPGDVCVFTTRFEEIGDNCAKAKSFDDRVGCAILVETLKNQFDLPLVGAFTVQEEVGLRGARAAGYRVEPDIAIALEGTVCFDVVGAPSHGQSTVLGAGPALTVQDSQTIADREFLTFMISVAQKNNIPYQLRRVKGGSNDFGAIHKTRGGVIGGGISIPVRYIHAPAQIISLRDYENAILLVKAILKSISEGGFNL; from the coding sequence ATGCTACTAAAGACTTTAACGGAAGCTATGGGGCCCTCCGGCTTTGAAGATGAGATTCGGAATGTCATTCGTGACCAAGTTAGACCCTACGCAACGAAGATGTATACCGACGTGCTTGGTTCACTCTATTGCGAGAACGGCGTTTCCAATGGACCTCGTGTCATGCTTGACGCACATATGGATGAGGTCGGACTCATGGTTGTACATATCGAAGACAATGGACTGCTCCGCTTTAAGCCGCTGGGCGGCATTGACCCGCGAGTCCTTGTCTCCAAACCCGTGCAAATCGGAACTGAGAAGAGGTTCGGCGTAATTGGCGCCAAGCCTATTCACCTACAATCCGAGGACGAGCGAACAAAGCCGCTTGGTATTCATCAGCTGTATATTGACATTGGTGCGAAAGACAAAAAGGACGCCGAGAAGGTTGTCAAACCAGGGGACGTCTGCGTCTTCACAACCCGCTTTGAGGAGATTGGAGACAACTGTGCAAAGGCAAAGTCTTTCGACGACCGCGTCGGTTGCGCAATTCTCGTGGAAACGTTAAAGAACCAATTCGACCTGCCACTCGTCGGCGCATTTACTGTGCAAGAGGAAGTCGGTTTGCGGGGAGCGAGGGCAGCAGGGTACCGCGTCGAACCGGATATCGCCATCGCGCTTGAAGGAACGGTGTGTTTCGACGTGGTTGGGGCTCCGTCCCACGGTCAATCGACGGTCCTCGGTGCAGGGCCAGCACTGACTGTACAAGACAGCCAGACCATCGCAGACAGGGAATTCCTCACTTTTATGATATCCGTTGCACAGAAAAACAATATCCCGTATCAATTGCGAAGGGTCAAGGGAGGTTCCAACGACTTTGGGGCCATTCACAAAACCCGTGGAGGCGTGATTGGTGGCGGAATCTCCATCCCCGTCCGCTACATCCATGCACCTGCGCAAATCATTTCACTGCGAGACTATGAGAACGCGATTTTACTGGTCAAGGCGATTTTGAAGAGCATCTCGGAAGGAGGGTTCAACCTATGA